One part of the Quercus lobata isolate SW786 chromosome 7, ValleyOak3.0 Primary Assembly, whole genome shotgun sequence genome encodes these proteins:
- the LOC115952177 gene encoding iron-sulfur cluster co-chaperone protein HscB homolog, which translates to MWKNKVWNLTLLSTILRRRTTLLSISHFQSNSTSHFPPAISRTSNFDFLGNSNFPGKTFCSESAEKSHVHVRCWSCGNVANGSLFLFCDSCRSVQPLDQSVDYFQIFGLERKYDIGVENLEGKYKDWQKKLHPDLVHSKSEKERGFAAEQSARVIDAYRTLSKPLLRAIYIMRLEGVDVDEEETLSDPELLSEILEIREAVEEAADSRELNQIQSQMQEKLDHWSNSFANAFQCRKFEEALNSIRRMTYYQRVNEEIVKKL; encoded by the exons ATGTGGAAAAATAAGGTTTGGAATTTGACACTTCTCTCCACCATTCTCAGACGAAGAACAACCCTCCTTTCCATCTCTCATTTCCAAAGCAATTCTACTTCACACTTTCCGCCTGCAATTTCCAGAACttctaattttgattttctcgGGAATTCCAACTTTCCCGGAAAAACCTTCTGCTCGGAATCGGCAGAGAAATCCCATGTCCATGTCAGATGCTGGAGTTGTGGTAACGTGGCCAATGGGTCGCTGTTTCTCTTCTGTGACTCGTGTCGGAGCGTTCAGCCCCTCGATCAATCCGTGGACTACTTCCAAATATTCGGCTT GGAGAGGAAGTATGATATTGGGGTTGAGAATTTGGAGGGAAAGTACAAAGACtggcaaaaaaaattgcaccCTGATCTAGTTCACTCTAAATCTGAG AAAGAAAGAGGGTTTGCTGCTGAACAGTCTGCTCGGGTAATTGATGCGTACCGCACACTTAGCAAGCCATTGTTGAGGGCAATATACATT ATGAGGCTTGAAGGTGTAGatgttgatgaagaagaaacaCTTTCAGATCCAGAGTTGCTATCTGAG ATTTTGGAAATCAGGGAAGCTGTTGAAGAGGCAGCTGACTCTCGGGAGTTAAATCAAATTCAGTCTCAG ATGCAAGAGAAGCTGGATCATTGGTCAAACTCTTTTGCAAATGCATTTCAATGCCGGAAGTTTGAAGAAGCTCTAAATTCTATCCGACGAATGACTTACTACCAGCGTGTAAATGAAGAAATTGTGAAGAAGCTTTAA
- the LOC115952938 gene encoding uncharacterized protein LOC115952938: MEEKRKIIQYRERLDNTLASPDLKNGERLKTLVKDQLLHSTKDETKGLNEKVIEKRTAEVSNFLDMLRSASVNDNEGLKASEKSHAEWKLKQDNEEYRVMYREGPQGTPFHSLLVEGYVDGPVDVCLCISWESSLYKKWWPQFTIPTFKIITCKCLQRVRIGEQISLVRMKLSWPLSTREAVVHYFLFEYFQDDLIVVLLNTISDSEDIDMATHGFTSEVIPEADDVIRIDVVGGYALQKVTPDRSYFRTIANMDIKLDFVPPSLINFISRQLIGNGFRLYQKAVSSMFKGDEDFSKALGDPLYTKMREALCSTYVSNRAVEGKEQKTDACILPEEHLIGSSRGDMSDTILEVNGTYHVDESEPKNARVTDRKAFGEIEEEESEESEHFEEDGKDIEKVSTKEFIESCNEDMEKVLTKEFIESCSNVNDNRNILIRPEVEQALGTLEKVISMVRVYGFNAQPRFSSGVISEEPPIMDKSVLKDASSSEDDRVSSNGEVSLEVSKKETIERTSQEQPRNSSSNHSFRHAGSNSHSREVNHNKIAPASPEQYVSAPSEANQVALCSTGNGTTEVLNLDQSANDINQISTNANGIHESSLDGDKSSKEKRHRMCCFSISTSLRR; this comes from the exons ATGGAGGAAAAAAGGAAGATTATTCAATACAGGGAGAGGCTGGACAATACACTTGCGTCTCCTGATCTGAAAAATGGGGAGAGACTTAAAACTCTAGTCAAGGATCAACTCCTACATTCTACGAAAGATGAAACCAAAG GATTAAATGAGAAAGTCATTGAAAAAAGGACTGCAGAAGTGTCAAATTTTCTTGacatgttgaggagtgcttctgtAAATGATAATGAGGGACTGAAAGCCAGTGAGAAATCACATGCTGAATGGAAG TTAAAACAGGATAATGAAGAGTACCGTGTAATGTATCGCGAAGGACCCCAAGGCACTCCCTTTCATTCATTACTGGTTGAAGGCTATGTAGATGGGCCTGTTGATGTTT GTTTATGCATCTCATGGGAGTCATCCCTCTACAAGAAATG GTGGCCTCAATTCACTATTCCAACTTTCAAAATTATCACTTGCAAATGTTTACAAAGGGTCCGGATTGGTGAACAGATATCTTTAGTGAG GATGAAGCTTTCTTGGCCACTGTCAACAAGAGAGGCTGTTGTGCactattttttgtttgagtaCTTTCAAGATGATCTCATTGTTGTTCTTCTAAACACG ATCTCTGATTCAGAAGACATTGACATGGCCACTCATGGTTTTACCAGTGAGGTAATCCCTGAAGCAGATGATGTTATTAGGATTGATGTGGTAGGAGGCTATGCTTTGCAAAAGGTGACCCCAGATAGAAGTTACTTTCG GACAATAGCAAATATGGATATCAAGCTGGATTTTGTCCCTCCATCCCTAATAAACTTTATCTCAAGGCAGCTCATTGGCAATGGTTTCAGACTGTATCAAAAG GCAGTGTCATCTATGTTTAAGGGTGATGAAGACTTTAGCAAGGCGTTGGGGGACCCACTGTATACTAAAATGCGTGAAGCTCTTTGTTCGACTTATGTATCAAATAGGGCTGTGGAAGGGAAAGAGCAAAAGACTGACGCATGCATTCTTCCTGAAGAACATCTTATTGGAAGTAGTAGGGGTGATATGAGTGATACAATTCTGGAGGTTAATGGCACTTACCATGTAGATGAATCTGAGCCAAAGAATGCGAGAGTTACAGATAGGAAAGCCTTTGGGGAgattgaagaggaagagagtgaaGAAAGCGAACATTTTGAGGAGGATGGCAAGGACATAGAAAAAGTTTCAACCAAGGAATTCATAGAAAGTTGTAATGAGGACATGGAAAAAGTTTTAACCAAGGAATTCATAGAAAGTTGTAGTAATGTAAATGACAATAGAAATATTTTAATCAGGCCTGAGGTGGAACAAGCTCTGGGAACATTAGAGAAGGTCATCTCAATGGTCCGGGTTTATGGTTTTAATGCCCAACCTAGGTTCTCTTCTGGGGTCATCAGTGAAGAACCTCCAATTATGGACAAGAGTGTGCTAAAGGACGCAAGTTCTTCGGAAGATGACAGAGTATCTTCAAATGGTGAGGTTAGTCTTGAAGTATCCAAAAAGGAAACCATAGAGAGGACATCACAAGAACAACCTAGGAATAGCTCTAGCAATCACAGCTTCAG GCATGCTGGATCAAATTCTCACTCAAGGGAAGTAAACCATAACAAAATAGCACCAGCATCACCAGAGCAGTATGTTTCAGCTCCTAGTGAGGCTAACCAGGTTGCTTTGTGTTCCACTGGGAATGGGACAACTGAAGTACTGAATTTGGACCAAAGTGCGAATGACATTAATCAAATTAGCACCAATGCAAATGGCATCCATGAAAGTAGTCTAGATGGAGACAAGTCAAGCAAAGAGAAAAGGCATAGGATGTGTTGTTTCAGCATCAGCACATCACTAAGACGTTGA